CGACATCGCGCTGAAGCTGGAGGAGCACGCGCTCTCCGACGACTACTTCGTCTCGCGCAACCTCTACCCGAACGTGGACTTCTACACGGGCCTGATCTACCGGGCCATGGGCTTCCCGACCGAGATGTTCACCGTGCTGTTCGCTATCGGCCGGCTTCCCGGCTGGATCGCCCAGTGGCACGAGATGATCAAGGAGCCCGGCTCCCGTATCGGCCGCCCGCGTCAGATCTACACCGGTGAGGTCCTGCGCGACTTCGTCCCGGTCGAGAGCCGCTGAGCCCTCGGCAGAGGGTTCCCGCCGTCCGGCCGGCCGGTCCGCGAGCCGGACGGCCACTCCAGCGCAACAGAAAGCGCCCCGCTTCCCGATCCCCCCACGGGTCGGTATAGCGGGGCGCTTCCCATATCCCCGGTGCGGATTCCCCCCACGGGATCCGGGCCGGGCGTCTGCGGTTGCCGGCAGAAGCCAGTTTCACGCGGTCTGCCGGGGTACGTACGAACCAGGGGGGCCGCTCAAAGCTCCCCAGTTGCACGTGCCCCGGCCAACGCTTGCCTGAGACATCCCCCAAGACATCTCACGAACGTCCCCCAAGACGTTCTCGGCATCGCCTCTTAGACTCGCGAGCTGCCCGGATGGTTACCCCTAAATCTATGTGATCTAGATCTCTTTGTGAAGGTCCTGTGCCTCATGTGAAGGGACGGGGCCACAAATTGTTGGTTACTACGAAAACAGATGACAGCGGCATCGTCGTCGCCCCCTGGTCGCCGGGCTGAGCAGGGATGTTGCGGCGAGGAGTGGCGGGAACGGCGGAAGGGCCGTGCGCGATCCGGACGGGATCCGGTCGCGTACGGCCCCGCGGGGAGTCGCTCAGGCCTGGCCGGTCAGTTCGTAACCCGCCTCGTCGACCGCCGCGCGCACGTCGCTCTCGTTGAGCGGGGCCTCGGAGATCACGGTCACCCGGCCGGTGGCGGCCTCGGCCTTGACCGATGTGACGCCCTGGAGCGCGGAGATCTCGTCGGAGACCGCGCCCTCGCAGTGGCCGCACGTCATGCCGGTGACCGCGTACACCGTGGTGAAGGAGTCCGTCGTGGCGTCGGCGGCGCCGTCGTGGCAGGAGCCGGTGGGCGAGCAGCAGGAACCGGTGGTCCGGGCGGTCTCCGTCTCGATCTTCGTCTCTGCGGTCATGGCGTTCTCCTCCGGGGGCGGGTGTGCGGAACATGGCGCGCCAGAGGCCCACGGGAACGCCGCGACACCCTGACGCTCGCAGCCTATACCCCTAGGGGGTATGAATGCGAGTCGCGGATTCACGGGGGTGTGGTTCACGTATGGGATCAGGACTCCGCTCCCGTGGTCTCCCGCGGTGGCGGGCGCTGCGGGAGCGCGTCGCCGACCACGGGGCACAGATAGCGGAACATGGCGATCTTCAGCTCCCCGATGTACGCCTCCCGCTCCTCGCCCTCGTGGGACAGGATCAGGT
This window of the Streptomyces niveus genome carries:
- a CDS encoding heavy-metal-associated domain-containing protein, giving the protein MTAETKIETETARTTGSCCSPTGSCHDGAADATTDSFTTVYAVTGMTCGHCEGAVSDEISALQGVTSVKAEAATGRVTVISEAPLNESDVRAAVDEAGYELTGQA